A single window of Microbispora hainanensis DNA harbors:
- a CDS encoding ArsR/SmtB family transcription factor: MSKKTGRITDPTVLKVIAHPARLRLYEVLVADGPATAAQLARHVPGAPGSLSYHLRRLAAHGFIEEAPDLCEDGRERWWRAIPGGVRWSPEDFADSPGAQEVAATAQRVLIGRHIDRLQEWLADGPQRWGTAWASAAKSTDSVLRLTPDELRELGRELDAVIERWAGRPDGPGRDHVFLFLHAFPIAGSAPASDTGTEPR; this comes from the coding sequence GTGAGCAAGAAGACGGGCCGCATCACCGACCCAACGGTCCTCAAGGTCATCGCCCACCCCGCACGGCTACGGCTGTACGAGGTCCTGGTGGCGGACGGGCCGGCGACCGCCGCCCAACTGGCCAGACATGTCCCCGGGGCGCCCGGCTCGCTGAGCTACCACCTGCGCAGGCTCGCCGCCCACGGCTTCATCGAGGAGGCGCCCGACCTGTGCGAGGACGGGCGGGAGCGCTGGTGGCGGGCGATACCGGGCGGCGTCCGCTGGTCCCCGGAGGACTTCGCGGACAGCCCGGGGGCGCAGGAGGTGGCGGCGACCGCGCAGCGGGTGCTCATCGGGCGCCACATCGATCGGCTGCAGGAATGGCTGGCCGACGGTCCGCAGCGCTGGGGAACCGCCTGGGCGTCGGCGGCGAAGAGCACCGACAGCGTGCTCCGCCTCACACCCGACGAGCTGCGCGAGCTCGGCAGGGAACTCGACGCCGTCATCGAACGATGGGCCGGACGCCCCGACGGCCCGGGTCGAGACCACGTGTTCCTGTTCCTGCACGCCTTTCCCATCGCAGGGTCCGCACCCGCGAGCGACACGGGCACCGAGCCCCGGTAG
- a CDS encoding response regulator transcription factor, protein MNAAEAAPIKVLIADDERLVRSGFKVLLDIEDDITVVGEATDGAEAVERARATRPDVVLMDIRMPRLDGIQATARISETRGLEQVRVLILTTYDTDEYVFDALQAGASGFLLKDAGPAELLHAIRVIAAGDALLAPRITRRLIGRFAALRTAARAGEDRLAVLTEREREVLALVGRGLSNHEIGAELFLSPATARTHVSRAMAKLGARDRAQLVVIAYQTGLVGPAM, encoded by the coding sequence ATGAACGCGGCGGAGGCCGCACCGATCAAGGTGCTGATCGCCGATGACGAGCGTCTGGTGCGTTCCGGGTTCAAGGTCCTGCTCGACATCGAGGACGACATCACGGTGGTGGGGGAGGCCACCGACGGCGCCGAAGCCGTCGAACGGGCCCGTGCCACCCGCCCCGACGTCGTCCTCATGGACATCCGCATGCCCAGGCTGGACGGGATCCAGGCGACCGCCCGGATTTCCGAGACGCGCGGGCTGGAGCAGGTGCGGGTGCTCATCCTCACCACCTACGACACCGACGAGTACGTGTTCGACGCACTGCAGGCCGGGGCGAGCGGCTTCCTGCTGAAAGACGCCGGGCCTGCCGAGCTCCTGCACGCCATCCGGGTGATCGCCGCCGGGGACGCGCTGCTCGCGCCGCGGATCACCCGGCGCCTCATCGGCCGGTTCGCCGCGCTGCGAACGGCCGCCCGGGCGGGGGAGGACCGCCTCGCGGTGCTGACCGAGCGCGAGCGCGAGGTGCTGGCCCTGGTGGGACGGGGGCTGAGCAACCACGAGATCGGCGCCGAGTTGTTCCTCAGCCCGGCCACCGCGCGCACCCACGTCAGCCGCGCGATGGCGAAGCTGGGCGCGCGCGACCGCGCGCAACTGGTCGTCATCGCCTATCAGACAGGACTGGTCGGCCCCGCGATGTGA
- a CDS encoding sensor histidine kinase, protein MEHRVASLRLPAPAQDVLLALFVTVAQVQGTIVRNAGEVVQRPLTDLGNLGYVLLVVSGVVVAVRRRWPVPVFVTAALASLVYYGLGFPDGPGWLGLFAALYTLAAYGDGRRSLVIAGAGIAVLTAVWLVAASGIEPRAAIGWVYFRIGASVMSAALGESVRSRQVIAAEARERAELAERTREEEARARVNAERLRIAREVHDTVAHAIAVINVQSGVTAHVLDKRPEVAREALRAIEEHSSRALREMRAILGVLRDDDGDDNEGREPYPGLGQIGELAAKAREAGLDITVEEAPPATSLPSAVGSAAYRIVQESITNVVRHVGPTQVTVELNPGIEALEIRVTDEGRRAAAGHADPRLPARHPSGVAGSAGPGRGIAGMRERCRLLGGELDAGPLPGGGFEVRARLPLAPTGPRA, encoded by the coding sequence ATGGAACACCGCGTGGCGTCGTTGCGCCTGCCGGCACCGGCGCAGGACGTGTTGCTCGCGCTGTTCGTCACGGTGGCGCAGGTGCAGGGCACGATCGTCCGCAACGCCGGCGAGGTGGTGCAGCGTCCCCTCACCGACCTGGGAAACCTCGGATATGTCCTGCTGGTCGTGAGCGGCGTCGTCGTCGCCGTACGCCGCCGGTGGCCGGTGCCGGTGTTCGTCACCGCCGCGCTCGCCAGCCTGGTGTACTACGGCCTCGGCTTCCCGGACGGGCCGGGCTGGCTCGGGCTCTTCGCCGCCCTCTACACGCTTGCCGCGTACGGGGACGGGCGCCGGTCGCTGGTGATCGCCGGGGCGGGTATCGCGGTGCTCACCGCCGTCTGGCTGGTCGCCGCGTCCGGCATCGAGCCACGCGCCGCCATCGGCTGGGTGTACTTCCGCATCGGCGCGTCGGTCATGAGCGCGGCCCTCGGCGAGTCCGTCCGGTCCCGGCAGGTCATCGCGGCCGAGGCCCGGGAGCGCGCCGAGCTGGCCGAGCGGACCCGCGAGGAGGAGGCGCGGGCGCGCGTGAACGCCGAACGGCTCCGGATCGCGCGCGAGGTCCACGACACCGTCGCGCACGCGATCGCGGTCATCAACGTCCAGTCCGGTGTCACCGCGCACGTGCTCGACAAGCGGCCGGAAGTGGCGCGCGAGGCGCTGCGCGCCATCGAGGAGCACAGTTCCCGGGCGCTGCGGGAGATGCGGGCCATCCTGGGAGTGCTCCGCGACGACGACGGCGACGACAACGAGGGGCGGGAGCCGTACCCCGGGCTGGGACAGATCGGCGAGCTGGCCGCCAAGGCGCGCGAGGCCGGACTCGACATCACGGTCGAGGAGGCTCCGCCCGCGACGTCGTTGCCGAGCGCGGTGGGCAGCGCCGCCTACCGGATCGTCCAGGAATCGATCACCAACGTGGTCCGTCACGTCGGCCCGACCCAGGTGACGGTGGAGCTGAACCCCGGGATCGAGGCCTTGGAGATCCGCGTCACCGATGAGGGCCGCCGCGCCGCCGCAGGTCATGCTGATCCGCGCCTGCCCGCCCGGCATCCGAGCGGCGTCGCAGGCTCGGCCGGGCCCGGCCGCGGCATCGCCGGCATGCGCGAGCGCTGCCGGCTGCTGGGCGGAGAGCTCGACGCCGGGCCGCTTCCGGGCGGCGGGTTCGAGGTCAGGGCACGCCTGCCCCTCGCGCCGACCGGGCCGCGCGCATGA
- a CDS encoding DUF6223 family protein gives MSLRRLPAAATAALLTIAGRTTPAAARVLVQPVGAYTLTTGRLWALAAALLGLAGVVVGGLALARAAGRIGAGTGRRGAVVALAAGLTCTIIGVLVVAAAKGGPGTGYGIVGGWVDLVAGPIAMLLGGLALARSRRTT, from the coding sequence ATGTCCCTCCGCCGCCTGCCGGCCGCCGCCACCGCCGCCCTGCTCACGATCGCGGGGCGCACCACACCGGCGGCCGCGCGCGTTCTGGTCCAGCCGGTCGGTGCCTACACCCTGACCACCGGGCGTCTCTGGGCCCTGGCGGCGGCGCTGCTGGGGCTGGCCGGCGTCGTCGTCGGCGGGCTGGCCCTGGCCCGCGCCGCGGGCCGAATCGGTGCAGGCACCGGGAGAAGGGGGGCCGTCGTGGCCCTGGCGGCTGGGCTGACCTGCACGATCATCGGCGTGCTGGTCGTGGCCGCCGCCAAGGGTGGTCCCGGCACCGGCTACGGCATCGTCGGGGGCTGGGTGGACCTGGTGGCCGGGCCGATCGCCATGCTTCTCGGCGGGCTCGCTCTGGCCCGCTCCCGCCGCACCACCTGA
- a CDS encoding cellulose-binding domain-containing protein, whose product MPCTVTYKTNDWGSGFTADVTIANGTSSALNGWTLVFDFAGNQKITNAWNGTATQSGTRVTVQNASWNGAIPANGGTASFGFQASYSGSNAAPGTFTLNGAPCVRR is encoded by the coding sequence GTGCCCTGCACGGTGACGTACAAGACCAACGACTGGGGGAGCGGCTTCACCGCTGACGTCACGATCGCCAACGGCACGAGCAGCGCGCTCAACGGCTGGACCCTGGTGTTCGACTTCGCCGGAAACCAGAAGATCACCAACGCCTGGAACGGCACCGCCACCCAGTCCGGCACCCGGGTGACGGTGCAGAACGCGAGCTGGAACGGCGCGATCCCGGCCAACGGCGGCACGGCGAGCTTCGGTTTCCAGGCGAGCTACAGCGGATCCAACGCCGCCCCGGGCACGTTCACGCTCAACGGCGCCCCCTGCGTACGGAGGTGA
- a CDS encoding potassium-transporting ATPase subunit C, with the protein MERLPSWIRRHIAALRALLVLTLVTGAIYPLLVTGVAQAVFNGNADGSLLKEGGKDVGSALIGQSFTDADGNPIKTYFQSRPSASGYDPSASGASNLGPEDVLDTLPVPGAKDDEGNPDTGRQSLLTQVCARSKAIGELEGVSGARPYCTADGVGAVLKVFPAAGTPTKVVSVNQACPATPFVPVYEGVKVECGRPGEDYSAGRTVPVRGDARAVVPPDAVTASGSGLDPDISIAYAELQAPRVARERGVGLDTVRALIRRHTTGRALGFMGEPGVNVLELNLDLDRLKR; encoded by the coding sequence ATGGAACGCCTGCCAAGCTGGATCCGCCGGCACATCGCGGCGCTGCGCGCGCTTCTCGTGCTCACCCTGGTGACCGGCGCGATATACCCGCTGCTGGTCACGGGCGTCGCGCAGGCCGTGTTCAACGGCAACGCCGACGGCTCCCTCCTCAAGGAGGGCGGCAAGGATGTGGGCAGCGCCCTCATCGGCCAGAGCTTCACCGACGCGGACGGCAACCCGATCAAAACGTACTTCCAGAGCCGCCCATCCGCGAGCGGTTACGATCCGTCGGCCTCGGGCGCGAGCAACCTCGGCCCGGAGGACGTCCTCGACACCCTCCCCGTGCCGGGCGCCAAGGACGACGAGGGGAACCCCGACACCGGCAGGCAGAGCCTGCTCACCCAGGTATGCGCCCGGTCCAAGGCGATCGGCGAGCTGGAGGGCGTCAGCGGGGCCAGGCCGTACTGCACGGCGGACGGCGTCGGCGCGGTGCTCAAGGTCTTCCCCGCCGCCGGCACACCCACGAAGGTCGTCAGCGTCAACCAGGCCTGTCCCGCCACGCCGTTCGTCCCGGTCTACGAAGGGGTGAAGGTCGAGTGCGGCAGGCCGGGCGAGGACTACTCGGCCGGGCGCACGGTGCCGGTGCGCGGCGACGCCCGCGCGGTCGTCCCGCCGGACGCCGTCACCGCGAGCGGCAGCGGCCTCGACCCGGACATCTCCATCGCGTACGCCGAACTGCAGGCCCCACGGGTGGCCAGGGAGCGCGGCGTCGGCCTGGACACCGTACGAGCCCTCATCAGGCGGCACACGACCGGCCGGGCGCTCGGGTTCATGGGAGAGCCCGGCGTGAACGTGCTGGAGCTCAACCTGGATCTCGACAGGCTGAAGAGATGA
- the kdpB gene encoding potassium-transporting ATPase subunit KdpB, translating into MTMLQAPETSAPAPAPEKGGKVGGGLLDPRQLVRSLPEALRKLNPATLWRNPVMLIVEVGAAFTTVLALTDPSFFAWAIAVWLWLTVVFANLAEAVAEGRGKAQAATLRAAKRDTMARRLPDPADPGRRETVGAPELRQGDHVIVEAGEIIPGDGDVVEGIASVDESAITGESAPVIRESGGDRSAVTGGTKVLSDRIIVRITQKPGESFIDRMIALVEGANRQKTPNEIALNILLAALTIIFLIATVTMQPLAIYSKAQNPGIPDSLALNGNGVTGIVLISLLVCLIPTTIGALLSAIGIAGMDRLVQRNVLAMSGRAVEAAGDVSTLLLDKTGTITLGNRQAAEFLPVPGVPVMELARAAQLSSLADETPEGRSIVVYAKNTFGLRERRPGELAHAGWIPFTAQTRMSGVDVDGRRVRKGAAAAVIRWVRDNGGRPSAYVGQLVDGISASGGTPLVVGEIDGCTARVLGVIHLKDVVKTGMRERFDEMRRMGIRTVMITGDNPLTAKAIADEAGVDDFLAEATPEDKLALIRKEQEGGRLVAMTGDGTNDAPALAQADVGVAMNTGTSAAKEAGNMVDLDSNPTKLIEIVEIGKQLLITRGALTTFSIANDIAKYFAIIPAMFAAVYPGLDTLNVMRLHSPQSAILSAVIFNALVIVALIPLALRGVRYRPSSASKLLSRNLYIYGLGGIVVPFIGIKLIDLLIMFLPGMS; encoded by the coding sequence ATGACAATGCTCCAGGCGCCGGAAACCTCGGCTCCCGCACCCGCTCCGGAGAAGGGCGGCAAGGTGGGCGGTGGTCTGCTCGACCCCAGGCAGCTCGTGCGGTCGCTGCCCGAGGCCCTGCGCAAGTTGAACCCCGCCACGCTGTGGCGCAACCCGGTGATGCTCATCGTCGAGGTCGGCGCGGCGTTCACCACCGTGCTCGCGCTCACCGATCCCTCGTTCTTCGCCTGGGCGATCGCGGTCTGGCTGTGGCTGACCGTCGTGTTCGCCAACCTGGCCGAGGCCGTGGCCGAGGGCCGGGGCAAGGCCCAGGCCGCCACGTTGCGGGCGGCCAAGCGCGACACGATGGCCCGGCGGCTGCCGGACCCGGCCGACCCCGGGCGCCGGGAGACGGTGGGCGCCCCCGAACTCCGGCAGGGCGACCATGTCATCGTCGAGGCCGGCGAGATCATCCCGGGCGACGGCGACGTGGTCGAGGGCATCGCCAGCGTGGACGAGTCGGCCATCACCGGGGAGTCCGCACCGGTGATCCGCGAGTCCGGCGGCGACCGCTCGGCCGTCACGGGCGGCACCAAGGTTCTGTCGGACCGGATCATCGTACGGATCACCCAGAAGCCGGGGGAGAGCTTCATCGACCGGATGATCGCCCTGGTCGAGGGCGCGAACCGGCAGAAGACCCCAAACGAGATCGCCCTCAACATCCTGCTGGCCGCACTCACGATCATCTTCTTGATCGCCACGGTGACCATGCAGCCGCTGGCGATCTACTCCAAGGCGCAGAACCCCGGTATCCCCGACTCCCTGGCACTGAACGGGAACGGCGTCACCGGCATCGTGCTGATCTCGCTGCTGGTCTGCCTCATCCCGACCACGATCGGGGCGCTGCTGTCGGCCATCGGCATCGCCGGCATGGACCGCCTGGTGCAGCGCAACGTGCTGGCCATGTCCGGCCGCGCGGTCGAGGCAGCCGGTGACGTCAGCACGCTGCTGCTCGACAAGACCGGCACGATCACCCTGGGCAACCGGCAGGCGGCCGAGTTCCTTCCGGTGCCCGGTGTGCCCGTCATGGAGCTCGCGCGGGCGGCGCAGCTGTCCAGCCTGGCGGACGAGACCCCCGAGGGCCGTTCGATCGTGGTCTACGCCAAGAACACCTTCGGCCTGCGCGAACGGCGGCCGGGCGAGCTGGCCCACGCCGGCTGGATTCCGTTCACCGCGCAGACCCGCATGTCCGGCGTCGACGTCGACGGGCGCCGGGTCCGCAAGGGCGCCGCGGCCGCCGTGATCAGGTGGGTGCGCGACAACGGCGGCCGGCCCTCCGCGTACGTCGGGCAGCTGGTCGACGGGATCTCCGCCTCCGGCGGCACGCCGCTCGTGGTGGGCGAGATCGATGGCTGCACGGCCCGGGTGCTCGGCGTCATCCACCTCAAGGACGTCGTCAAGACGGGCATGCGCGAGCGGTTCGACGAGATGCGCCGGATGGGCATCCGCACCGTCATGATCACCGGGGACAACCCGCTCACCGCCAAGGCCATCGCCGACGAGGCGGGCGTGGACGACTTCCTGGCCGAGGCGACCCCGGAGGACAAGCTCGCCCTGATCCGCAAGGAGCAGGAGGGCGGGCGGCTGGTCGCGATGACCGGCGACGGCACCAACGACGCCCCGGCGCTGGCCCAGGCCGACGTGGGGGTGGCGATGAACACCGGCACCTCGGCCGCCAAGGAGGCCGGGAACATGGTCGATCTCGACTCCAACCCGACCAAGCTCATCGAGATCGTCGAGATCGGCAAGCAACTGCTGATCACCCGGGGTGCGCTGACCACCTTCTCCATCGCCAACGACATCGCGAAGTATTTCGCGATCATCCCGGCCATGTTCGCCGCCGTCTATCCGGGCCTGGACACGCTGAACGTCATGCGGCTGCACAGCCCGCAGTCGGCCATCCTGTCCGCGGTCATCTTCAACGCCCTGGTCATCGTCGCGCTGATCCCGCTCGCCCTGCGCGGCGTGCGCTACCGCCCCTCCAGCGCGTCGAAACTGCTCAGCCGCAACCTCTACATCTACGGCCTCGGCGGGATCGTCGTCCCGTTCATCGGCATCAAGCTCATCGACCTGCTCATCATGTTCCTTCCGGGGATGTCATAA
- the kdpA gene encoding potassium-transporting ATPase subunit KdpA, whose protein sequence is MSPTTAGILFIGSLVVALVLTHRPLGDYMHRVYSGTRHLAVERVMYRLIGVRPDAEQRWSVYARSVLAFSAVSILFLYAFQRLQDKLLLSLGFPGVADHVAWNTAVSFVTNTNWQAYSGESTMGHLVQMAGLAVQNFVSAAVGMAVAIALVRGFARKRTDELGNFWVDLVRGTVRVLLPIAFAGALLLVAGGVIQNFAGVHEVATLTGGTQGITGGPVAGQEVIKELGNNGGGFYNANSAHPFENATSWTNWLEIFLILVLPFALPRTFGRMVGDRRQGYAIVAIMGVLAFASVALLTGLEIAHHGTVPQAVGAAMEGKEVRFGVPDSGTFAAATTLTSTGAVDSFHDSYTALGGMMTMVDMMLGEVAPGGVGAGLYGMLVLAVITVFVAGLMVGRTPEYLGKKIGSREIKLASLYFLTTPVLVLVGTALAMASPGQRASMLNSGPHGLSEVLYAFTSASNNNGSAFGGITVNTPWYDTALGLCMAFGRFLPIVFVLGLAGSLARQAPAPASAGTLPTHRPQFVGMVVGVTIIVVALTFLPALALGPLAEGIQ, encoded by the coding sequence ATGTCGCCCACCACGGCCGGGATCCTGTTCATCGGATCCCTCGTCGTCGCCCTGGTGCTGACGCACCGGCCGCTCGGCGACTACATGCACCGCGTCTACAGCGGCACGCGGCACCTGGCCGTCGAACGAGTGATGTACCGGCTCATCGGGGTACGGCCGGACGCCGAGCAGCGGTGGAGCGTCTACGCCCGCAGCGTGCTCGCCTTCTCCGCCGTCTCGATCCTGTTCCTCTACGCCTTCCAGCGCCTGCAGGACAAGCTGCTGCTGAGCCTCGGCTTTCCCGGGGTGGCGGACCACGTGGCGTGGAACACCGCGGTCAGCTTCGTCACCAACACCAACTGGCAGGCGTACTCGGGTGAGTCCACGATGGGCCACCTGGTGCAGATGGCCGGCCTGGCGGTGCAGAACTTCGTGTCGGCCGCCGTCGGCATGGCCGTGGCGATCGCCCTGGTGCGCGGCTTCGCCCGCAAGCGGACGGACGAGCTCGGCAACTTCTGGGTTGACCTGGTGCGCGGCACGGTCCGCGTCCTGCTGCCGATCGCGTTCGCCGGGGCGCTCCTCCTGGTGGCCGGCGGCGTGATCCAGAACTTCGCGGGCGTCCACGAGGTCGCCACGCTGACCGGGGGCACGCAGGGCATCACCGGCGGGCCGGTGGCCGGCCAGGAGGTCATCAAGGAGCTCGGCAACAACGGCGGCGGCTTCTACAACGCCAACTCCGCCCACCCCTTCGAGAACGCGACCTCCTGGACGAACTGGCTGGAGATCTTCCTGATCCTCGTGCTGCCGTTCGCGCTGCCGCGCACGTTCGGGCGCATGGTGGGCGACCGGCGGCAGGGCTACGCGATCGTCGCGATCATGGGCGTGCTGGCCTTCGCGAGCGTCGCGCTGCTCACGGGGCTGGAGATCGCGCATCACGGCACCGTTCCGCAGGCGGTCGGCGCCGCGATGGAAGGCAAGGAGGTCAGGTTCGGCGTGCCCGACTCGGGCACCTTCGCCGCGGCCACGACGCTGACCTCGACCGGCGCGGTCGACTCCTTCCACGACTCCTACACCGCGCTCGGCGGCATGATGACGATGGTCGACATGATGCTGGGCGAGGTGGCGCCCGGCGGGGTGGGCGCGGGCCTGTACGGCATGCTCGTGCTCGCGGTGATCACCGTGTTCGTCGCCGGTCTCATGGTGGGCCGTACGCCGGAGTATCTGGGCAAGAAGATCGGCTCGCGCGAGATCAAGCTGGCCTCGCTCTACTTCCTGACCACGCCGGTGCTCGTGCTCGTGGGCACCGCCCTGGCCATGGCCTCGCCCGGGCAGCGGGCGAGCATGCTCAACTCCGGGCCGCACGGCCTGTCCGAAGTGCTCTACGCGTTCACCAGCGCCTCCAACAACAACGGGTCGGCGTTCGGCGGCATCACCGTGAACACCCCGTGGTACGACACCGCGCTCGGGCTGTGCATGGCCTTCGGCCGGTTCCTGCCGATCGTCTTCGTGCTCGGCCTCGCCGGTTCGCTGGCCAGGCAGGCCCCCGCACCGGCCTCGGCGGGCACGCTCCCCACCCACCGCCCGCAGTTCGTCGGCATGGTCGTCGGCGTGACGATCATCGTCGTGGCGCTGACCTTCCTCCCCGCTCTGGCGCTCGGCCCGCTCGCAGAAGGAATCCAGTGA
- the kdpF gene encoding K(+)-transporting ATPase subunit F encodes MSAVNAVGLVVAAGLVVFMVAALLFPERF; translated from the coding sequence GTGAGCGCTGTCAACGCCGTGGGTCTGGTCGTGGCCGCCGGCCTGGTGGTCTTCATGGTCGCGGCCCTGCTGTTCCCGGAGCGTTTCTGA
- a CDS encoding SAV_915 family protein, translated as MLEDPLYVPVRRSSFSLALRLFRTAAGTRTAVAFTSPLRLTKVLGSDHGWVRLSEPALRSMLKDLGVIGIVIDPAGLMSRPNSRTA; from the coding sequence ATGCTCGAAGATCCCTTATATGTGCCGGTCCGCCGCAGCTCGTTCTCCCTGGCGCTACGCCTGTTCCGGACGGCCGCGGGCACACGGACGGCCGTGGCCTTCACCTCGCCGCTGCGGCTGACGAAGGTGCTGGGCAGCGACCATGGCTGGGTCCGTCTGAGCGAGCCCGCGCTGCGGAGCATGCTCAAGGATCTCGGCGTGATCGGCATCGTGATCGACCCCGCCGGCCTGATGAGCCGGCCGAACTCCAGGACCGCGTGA